The proteins below come from a single Candidatus Woesearchaeota archaeon genomic window:
- the yciH gene encoding stress response translation initiation inhibitor YciH, with amino-acid sequence MSEICSVCGLPSELCVCETIAKESQKITVKIVKKKYNKSYTIIEGIDSKEINMSDLTKRLKNFFACGGTFKERYIELQGNHKSRVKEQLIKYGFAPETIEIR; translated from the coding sequence ATGAGTGAAATTTGCTCGGTTTGCGGGCTGCCTTCAGAGCTGTGCGTTTGTGAGACAATAGCCAAGGAGAGCCAGAAGATCACTGTCAAGATCGTCAAGAAGAAATACAACAAGAGCTACACCATCATAGAGGGCATCGATTCAAAGGAGATAAATATGAGCGACCTGACCAAGAGACTCAAGAATTTTTTTGCCTGCGGAGGGACGTTCAAGGAGAGATATATCGAGCTCCAGGGCAATCACAAGTCAAGGGTCAAAGAACAGCTCATAAAGTATGGATTCGCTCCGGAGACCATCGAGATCAGATGA
- a CDS encoding ribonuclease P protein subunit, with the protein MNIGLVRGEFIGLQVRIRQKKDGREVQGKVIDETKGMITLLTGDMRRIRFIKTGIMLMIGHHEIDGSIINERPEDRIRIRLLD; encoded by the coding sequence ATGAACATAGGCCTTGTTCGCGGGGAGTTCATAGGATTGCAGGTCAGGATAAGGCAGAAAAAGGATGGCAGAGAGGTTCAAGGGAAGGTCATAGATGAGACAAAGGGTATGATAACCTTGCTCACAGGTGATATGAGGAGGATCAGGTTCATCAAGACCGGGATCATGCTGATGATCGGTCATCATGAGATTGACGGAAGCATAATAAATGAGAGGCCAGAAGATAGGATAAGGATAAGGTTGCTGGATTGA
- a CDS encoding 30S ribosomal protein S17 → MKKSIGIDVPAPKERCDDVNCPFHGTLKLRGRVFVGEVVSDKMRRSAVIQWERRAYIPKYERYEKKRTKIHAHSPDCLNAKKGDQVRVMESRPLSKTKNFVIVEIIKKKTG, encoded by the coding sequence ATGAAGAAAAGCATCGGCATTGACGTTCCTGCCCCGAAAGAGCGGTGTGATGACGTGAACTGCCCATTCCACGGCACCCTCAAGCTGAGAGGCAGGGTTTTTGTGGGTGAGGTCGTATCAGACAAGATGAGGAGGTCTGCTGTCATCCAGTGGGAGCGCAGGGCTTATATCCCTAAATATGAGAGGTATGAGAAGAAGAGGACCAAGATCCATGCACATAGCCCGGATTGCCTGAATGCGAAGAAGGGCGACCAGGTGAGGGTCATGGAGAGCAGGCCTCTGAGCAAGACAAAGAACTTTGTCATCGTGGAGATAATTAAGAAAAAGACTGGATG